The DNA region CGGCCGATGTTTTTGAATTGGCCGAGCACGTTACCCGAACTAGCGGATTGATTAAGGAATTCAATAAAGATGGTACACCGGAAGGCGTTACCCGTATGGAAAATATCGAGGAACTTTTAAACGGTATGAAAGATTTTGTGGAAGGCCAAAAAGAATTGGCCGATGCCACAGGTTCGTTGGCCGAATTCCTTGAAGATGTGGCTTTGGCAACCGATTTGGACAACGAAAAAGAAGACGCCGACCAAGTGGCGCTAATGACCATACACTTGGCCAAAGGTCTGGAATTCCCGTATGTTTATATTGTGGGCTTGGAGGAAGATTTGTTCCCGAGTGCCATGAGTATGAATACGCGAAGCGAGTTGGAGGAGGAGCGTAGGTTATTTTATGTGGCCTTAACTCGCGCTGAAAAACAGGCGTATTTAACCTATGCGCTTTCGCGCTACCGTTGGGGGAAATTGGTTGATTCTGAACCGAGCCGTTTTATTGAGGAAATCGACGAGCAGTATCTCGATATTGTCACGCCCATTGAAGAACGCCGTTTCAACCCGATGCTTGATGCCGATATTTTTGGCGATGCGCCCGAGCAAATCCGTAGTTCAGACCAAAATAAAGTGCGCTACAAACCAGCCAAACAACCTGTTTTTAAGAAAGGTAAAGCAAAAAGCGAACCCGAAAAATTCCAAGCGTCGCAACCTAAAAACTTAAAGCCCGTTGCGCAAACCAATGGAAGTAGTCAACAAAGCACCAATTTATTCGATAGCAAATTGGCTGTGGGGAACACGGTTAAACACATCCGTTTTGGTACGGGTGAGGTTTTAAAAATAGAAGGCACAGGTGCCGATACCAAAGCCGAAATTAAGTTTCAGCACGGTGGCGTTAAAAAGCTATTGCTGCGTTTTGCTAAATTGGAGGTTGTGGGCTAGTGCTAGCTTCACTTAACTGTAATTATTGATTTGTTTAACATAAAGGTTTTAGGCTGGTTGCCAAGCCGCAATTTAACTATTAGAATGCTATTGGTTAAAGCTTGGTATATGGGTGTTGAGCTTTCAATATCATTTTGAACACATAGTTTCAGGTAATAAAGCAAGATTAAATGCCATGCGCTTAGGTACAGGCTACGAATTATTCAAAAACCAAAAAGAAAATAAGGCCAAATTAGAAGCGCTATTCGGTACATCGGCTTTCCTGTTTCATAACGTAAAGAGTATGGAAATTACAGAAGTCATAAATACATTTCAGGTTAAGAATAAAATCAACCTATTGGCTATTATAAACAATAAACATTCTTTTTTTGAAAGTTTCTTCTTTAAGAATACTGTAAATCAAATCGGATTTCATTTAAAAGTGCCGTTTTTGGTTATTCCCAATAAAAAGTAATAGTATTTTCAATACTATAATTCTTGATTAATTCAAGAGAAGCAAACAGCATCAACCTGATTTATGTCATAGTCTATATGGTTTGTATCGAGTAATTTAACTGCAACAACTAACTTAAAAACTAAAGAAATGATTAAGACATTAGATAAAAGCGAATCGATTGCCGTTTTGGCTTCAAATTTCATTGGTAACCTATCCTATATTTACAGAGGCCGCCCCTTTGTTGTGCCCATTACTTATTTTTATGATAAAAATATAGGGGTTATAATTAGCTATTCTGGCGAGGGGCACAAGATAAGAGCGATGAGGCTTCACAAACAGGTGTCTTTAGGAGTTTCAGAAATAGACTCCGTAAATTCTTGGAATTCTATTTTGGCCCATGGTACTTACAAAGAGCTTTCTGGGGCTACTGCAAAAGTGCAATTACACTTGTTTTCTCTAGGTGTTAAAGACTTAATAATTAATAAAGAACATCGTAAACTGGATTTTATAAGTGAGTTTTCCAGTAAAATTGCAAATGATGATTTGCCCATTGTTTTTGAAATAAAAGTGGAAGAGCTTACAGGTAAAATGAGGGATAACTAACTAATCATATTAGCCATGAGATATGTATGTTTACTTTTTATACTGATCGCTTTTATAAATTGCAAAACAGATAAAAAAAGCGACTATCCAATAACTGTTGATGATGTTGATCCGCAGGGAAAAATATTCTTAGGGGACACCATAAAATTGGAAGATAGTGATTGGGAAACACGTAAAGCCATTTCGATTGAGAACAAACAAAAACAACTCATTGAGAAAAAAGATGACCAAGAAACTCTAGAAGGGTTGGTTTTAGAAAAAAAATATGTGGTAAAAAGAGATGATTATGTTATTAACTTTAGGTATCCACAACTTAATGAATCCTTCAATTTAAGGTATAGCAGTTTTAACGATTTTATTAATAACTACTATGTCAACATTTCTAAAACCGAATCGGATATTTTACAAACCAAAGCCTTTTGCGACAGTATAGGGTCTATAAAATTCAGAGAACAAAGGCTTATAGACTATAAAATATATAATCTAAACGACGAGCTAATAAGCGTACTGTTTTATAAGGAAAATTTCTATTCGGGCACCTTGTTTCCGAGTTATTCTTTCGATTGTTTTAACTATAATCTCAGTACAAGTACGTTTATGGATTTTGAAGATTTTTTTGTAGAAGGTTCTGAGGAAGAACTCATAGAAAGGATTAATACATCCATTAAAAATAAAATAGCAAGTGGCGAGATATACTACGAATGTTGGGAGATATCTTCTGAAGATTTTATGGCCGCTAAGAATAATTTTGTAATCAACGATATGAATGTGGAATTCTATTTTGACGACTGTGTTATCTGCCCGTCATATACCGGTACTTATTCCATTGAAGTTTCCCTATTGGAACTTTTGCCCGTGCTTAAAAAATATGATACAAATCCGTTGATATTGTAATCCCTAAACTAACTGAAAAAATTAAAAACAATTTAAGGTTGCTTACAAACTGGAATTTATTGTACAGCAATCATGCTAATTTCAACATTCACATTTTTTGGCAGTTTGGCCACTTGTACCGTTTCTCGTGCGGGAGCAGTGGCTTCATCAAAAAAGCTACCGTAAACTTCATTAATTGATAGAAAATCATCCATATCTGAAATGAATATTGATGATTTCACCACATTTTCAAAAGTCATATCGGCTGCTTTTAAAATCGCTTTTAAATTTTGCATCACTTGTTGGGTTTCATCTTTTATGTTGTTTAACACCAATTGGCCTGTTTCTGGATTCAATGCAATTTGTCCCGAAATATAAAGGGTGTTGCCTGTTAAAACCGCTTGGTTATATGGCCCAATAGGAGCGGGGGCGTTTGTGGTAGTAATAATTTTTTTCATTTTGTGCCTTTTTGTAAAGATAAGCAAACCTACAATTGAATATCGGGCTGTCTGCGTTTTTCGTATTTCAAATCTTTTAGCAGACTGGATTTAATACCAATAAAGAAATTCCATGATTTGTAAGCTCCGAACGGCGTCCAGCTAAAATTCATACGCCAACTTAATAAATCACGCTCAAAACGGAGTTGGGTAGTGGTAAAGCCCAAGTTTTTAAAATCGTAACCCGACGAAGCTCCCACCGACCATTTTTCAGATAATTCAATATCGCCCGAAAACATGAGCGAGTGCGACGATATTTCATTCTGCCGCCTCGAATTGGAGTAATTTACCGCGTAGGCCAACCTCAAACTCCAAGGGATTTTGAAGTTATAAAACTCACTTGGGGTTTTATCTTCGTCTTCCTCCTCGTCGTCATATTGTTGGTTGGAGAAATCTTCAGCGACTCCAAACAAATCATCCGCCCTGCCACCGCCACGAAGGTTTTCCTCAATGTTTTTGTCATCTTTGCTGCCTGCGCTGTCTTTACTAGAAAACGACCAACTGGCGTTTATGTTACCTCCTGTAAGTCTAAAAAGGCTTCCGCCGTTATCGATATTGAACTTGTCAATTTTATTATTGTTGTTATCCAACGCGTAAGGGTCTAAGGTGGCACTAAAGTTTATGCTCATTTTGTTTTTGAACAGTTGCGTACCACCATTCATTCTTATGGGGCTCCATTGCAGCGAATCGCCGGCAAAGTTGTAAGAGGTACTAAAGTTTAGGT from Tamlana crocina includes:
- a CDS encoding RsiV family protein; translation: MRYVCLLFILIAFINCKTDKKSDYPITVDDVDPQGKIFLGDTIKLEDSDWETRKAISIENKQKQLIEKKDDQETLEGLVLEKKYVVKRDDYVINFRYPQLNESFNLRYSSFNDFINNYYVNISKTESDILQTKAFCDSIGSIKFREQRLIDYKIYNLNDELISVLFYKENFYSGTLFPSYSFDCFNYNLSTSTFMDFEDFFVEGSEEELIERINTSIKNKIASGEIYYECWEISSEDFMAAKNNFVINDMNVEFYFDDCVICPSYTGTYSIEVSLLELLPVLKKYDTNPLIL
- a CDS encoding RidA family protein, whose protein sequence is MKKIITTTNAPAPIGPYNQAVLTGNTLYISGQIALNPETGQLVLNNIKDETQQVMQNLKAILKAADMTFENVVKSSIFISDMDDFLSINEVYGSFFDEATAPARETVQVAKLPKNVNVEISMIAVQ
- a CDS encoding pyridoxamine 5'-phosphate oxidase family protein, yielding MIKTLDKSESIAVLASNFIGNLSYIYRGRPFVVPITYFYDKNIGVIISYSGEGHKIRAMRLHKQVSLGVSEIDSVNSWNSILAHGTYKELSGATAKVQLHLFSLGVKDLIINKEHRKLDFISEFSSKIANDDLPIVFEIKVEELTGKMRDN